Proteins from one Cryptomeria japonica chromosome 4, Sugi_1.0, whole genome shotgun sequence genomic window:
- the LOC131875482 gene encoding uncharacterized protein LOC131875482 — translation MAVGMHQNRCWGDEAVSDPLPPKDPFGSRTRHVLQRVFKDNKWVDVLASPTCVKTSQSDFPSSAYFKGYFRRDHNFGKWQKDRQRRNVRVFGNKAQIDLPNAFANLQPLSKDSGGHLQNLELSSQPASILIPLIDASDAILGKKAHDLRALVVVIQVWGDSIPLSKLHYKLHAHWALESWALESCGA, via the exons ATGGCCGTTGGCATGCATCAAAATAGGTGTTGGGGAGATGAGGCGGTGTCTGATCCGCTCCCCCCCAAAGATCCTTTTGGCTCTCGAACAAGACATGTTCTGCAAAGGGTGTTCAAGGACAACAAATGGGTTGATGTCTTGGCCTCGCCTACTTGCGTTAAAACATCCCAATCCGATTTCCCTTCTTCTGCATATTTTAAAGGGTACTTTCGACGGGATCACAATTTTGGGAAATGGCAGAAGGATAGGCAAAGGCGGAATGTTAGGGTTTTTGGCAATAAGGCTCAGATTGATTTGCCGAATGCTTTTGCGAATTTGCAACCACTTTCAAAGGATTCAGGAGGTCATTTGCAGAATTTGGAATTGTCCTCTCAGCCTGCTTCAATTTTGATCCCGTTGATTGATGCCTCAGATGCCATTTTGGGGAAGAAGGCTCATGATCTTCGGGCTTTGGTAGTTGTGATTCAAGTGTGGGGTGATTCTATTCCTCTGTCAAAACTTCATTACAAACTTCATGCTCACTG GGCCTTGGAGTCTTGGGCCTTGGAGTCTTGCGGTGCATAG